The nucleotide window tatgtgtgtctgtgtataatCATACAGAATCCGCTACCAAAAGTTattaatgttaacatttttgtgtAGTCATACCTGTACACCTGtttgctttttgatttttttaatttactgaaaGTTCTGAAAACGCATGTTGAGGATTCTAGTGTGATTTGAGCCATAACCCAGAGGTGTAGTTAGAGATAAGGCTGGAAATGTTTATGCTGAGACCATGAAGGGCTTTAAATGCTGAGCACAGCGTAGTTTATGATTTTTGACCAGGAGAGTTATAGGGTTAATGCTTCATTTGGGAAGATTAATCTGGCAATAATATGTAAAATGAATTAACAGGAGTATGGATTAAGTTTATGAAGGCTTGTCTTATGCTTTCAGATCGCAGTTATTCAGAAGCTCTTAGTCTGTGGACTTTCCTTATTATTTCACTTGACCATCTCTAAAACATTGCCTGTGGAGTATAACATCGATGAACATTTTCAGGCTACGGCTTCATGGCCGACAAAGGTTGTCTATCTATATGTCTCTCTTTTGGCTGCCAGACCCAAATACTATTTTGCATGGACGTTGGGTGAGTAACATGTGAATGGACTTTTCTGTTACTGTGTGGAGGTGTATCTTACCTATAGATAGCCAGCAAAGTGCCCTCTTGAGGAAGTGTAGTTAAAGACCCATTAGAAAAGTCAGAGTCTTGTCAGAGAAACAAACTATACAGCCTATATCCTAAATATAAGGATATATCCTAAAAACTGTTAGGACATCATAAAAACTGGATCAAGATCTGTTTTATTATAATATcagataaaaatgagaataaatctACTTTTATTGTTTAGGAATAAAAGATCATAGAATATAACATACATCCTCTGGGAGAACATGGTAGATTGTTACATAggttcttaataatttttttccctttgtttactACAGCTGATGCTATTAATAATGCTGCAGGCTTTGGTTTCAGAGGATATGATGAAAATGGAGCAGCTCGTTGGGACTTAATTTCCAATTTGAGAATTCAGCAAATAGAGGTTAGTGACTCATCAAGAAATTAGTTACCATAGGATAGTTTAGGGACCGTAACTGCTTTCATAGGTTGGGATGTGTTGTCCCAAGAGTGGCATTGAGGGATTTTTAATGATACTCATTCTTCCATTCAGCCAGTATTTATTGGGCAGCAACTGCATGCCTCACACACGGGGAATCCAGAGAGGAAGATCCCTAGGACCTGGGCCCTCGTGGGGCTTCAAGCTGGGGGTGGTCACAGGGCTACAGAAAGATGGGTTATGATCAGAGTGGTGGGATGTGTGCATGTTTATAAATAGGAATCTAGCTGAGATGAGATGGCTCAGGGAAGGGGTCCTAAGGAAATAATGTCTTAAGCTGAGTCCTAAATGCTAAGTAGGAGTGAGCCAGGCACCCCAGGGAGAGGGGGAGCAGCCTGAGGAAGTGAGAAAGTGTGTGGCTCACTTTGGTTCATGGCGTAGGGAGTGGTGTCAGATGAAGCTGGAGAAGTAGAGGCCAGGTCAAGCCCAGTCTTAGAGGCCGTATTAAGAGTTTTGAACTCTATTATAAGAGCAAGGGGGCTGTGgagacctgaaattggccaccccaagatatgtctctttggcatcaggattatttgaggctgattgcttttgataaactgggacagggaaggaggctctgaggaatggaacttgccctttgttaggacacatttacatttgtaaggtaaatctccgtgtaaaggtgcctccctctctgtaccagaaagaagagagatgaccttctctctggaaactcttaatcaatgccaaaggcaaggatttaaatctgcattttattgtgcttgtctggtaacctcctgtaactgacttccctccccctcccaacgttggcatttctttaaggattaagcatctttccttaggctaggaactgattccTGTGCTCacttgtgaccacccagctcgagacaatagaattgcctcctgctacacccaccgagatagccgaccactacctgctgtgtccatcaagcgctgtgctaacagggcaatcttgtgactattgtgggagggacatttcaatcacatgtgaaacaccctgtttgggggtatataaccattctgtgcaccccacttcttcggtgccctttcttccttcgggacaaaaggccccgggccatggtttctcataaagctttgtttaattttctcttgctattctgtctcatgtgaatttggttcgttctctggccagacgaacccactttggatagaggaaaagtcttcctcccctacagggcATTGTGGATGGGTTGTATGCAGGCAAGTGAGATGATCATATATGTGTTTTAGAAGAATCTGGCTACATCAAGTAGAATGTGTTGCCCTCATGAGCCAGAGTGATCTGTTAGGAGGGTGTTGTGTTAATCCAAGATGATGGTGACCTAAATCAGGGTAGTGACAGTGGGACTCGAAAAACAAACACGTTGAAGAGCTGTTAAGAGATGCAGCAGAACTTAGTGATCCATTGGAATCAGCAAGAGAGAATGAGTTATGAGTCATGCCCAGCTGTCTGATTTAAATGACTAGGCTTGTGGTGATGCCTTTCACTGAGATAAGGAACAAAGAATAGGCACAGGTTTGGAGGGGAAAATAATGTGTTCACATTTCAGACTTAACCGAGTTGTCCAGCAGGCCAGTGAATGATCAGATACTGGCTGAAACATCGGAGCTTGAGACCATAATTTGGGAACTGTCAGCATGTAGCATTTCAAGTTTTGGGAGAGACCACAAGAGTAGCCATGAGAGACCCGTGAGAGAATAAGAAATGAGAGCCCCGAAGGACCACCATACTTAGACTGGGCCAAGGAAGGCAGTGCAGAAGGAGTGACCAGAGAGGGGAGAGCGGACCTTGCTTTGCAAGCCTCTGAAACGATTGTTTCAAATAGGAGGAATTACCAAAACTTTGGGTGAAAGGTTGACAGGGACCTTTATAATGAAGGCATGAGGCTCGAGCCCCCACCGCGCCTCAGCATCACTGACGTGGGACAGCCGGAAAGTAAGTGCATGTGGATGTAGTGCCCTCGGAACTTCTCAGGTAGTCTGGCCAAGATACTTAAACCTGGTCAGGTCTCTAGATCTTTCTAAATTTAGAGGGAATATGGAGTATAGAGAAGTAAGTTAAACCCAGATCCAGAAGTGGGAAACTGTAGGACAGATGACCCAATTTTTCCCAACAAATAGATGGCATGGGAGAAGTGGGGACAGATAGGGGCTGTTACAGATTAAAAGACACTTCAGTCACATGCACCGTGTGAAGCTTGTTTGGATCCAAATTGAACAGGCCAACtggaaaaacatgtttttaatcaATCAGGGATATTTGACTACAAAATGGGTATTGGGTGTTCTTGAggaattgttaattttgttaggtcTGATCAtggttttttaaaagtctttagtTATTGGACATAAAGTGTGAACTATTTGCAGGTGAAATAAGATGTCTGGTATTTGCTTTGAAATACTCTTAACAATGTCAGTGATAAAaatggagaaggggagggaaaatTTGATAGTCGCGGAAATTGGGTGATGAGCATGTGGCAGTGTTTCTAACCTTCTGTTCATTATTGCTACCCTAAGGAGccttttgagactttttttcctaatccccccatgaaattttaataccacagtATACAATATACTGTGTATCTGTGTACTATATGCATGTATGTGcttttatacataaaaagagtaagattttttttGCCCCATAAGAACCAGTTTTCATCCTCAGATTTTGACAAGAGTAGTAAATAATGGACCACAGAATCTAAAATggtgagaggaaaagaagacagagaaggagagagttaCATAGGAAGAAGTAGAGGCCAGGAGATCAGAGGTTGCCTCTGAAGTCAAAGGTAGCTTGAGTGCAAGGAGCTTGAGTGGGGAGGCTGGGAAGGCAGGAGGATGGTGTGCATGTCGGCTCTTTCAGAGGCAGCAGTTCCAGGTGGGGCCGGGATCCCAAGTTGCGAGGGAAGGGCAGCTGAAGAGACTGAAGGCGAGGGAACTGAGAGACTGCAGCTTGATGGGGCGTCCAGTCCCCAGTGAAAGTCATTGAAAGGTCATTTTCATACTCTGTCAGGAACTTCTTTGGGATAATTCCACAACAACTTCTGTAAATATTAACGTGTAAGAGAAAATGGTGATAATCCATTTACCTCGTAGATGTCCCTACAATAAACAAACTCCTTTTATGAATGATGTCACTGTATTAGAAAAACAATATTAAGGTGAGAAATCAGTACACTGCCATCATTgtcaagtaatttatttttagcaCAAGGAAATGTTATTACTTATATTTAGAGCTTCATTATTTTGTTGGccaaagaaaaaagtttctttgtttttcagatgTCAACAAGTTTCAAGATGTTTCTTGATAATTGGAATATTCAGACAGCTCTTTGGCTCAAAAGGTATGTTCCTTCAGGAACAATCGTTAGCTGTACTTTGGCATCTAGTACTGGAGGTTGAGCTTCACTGAGTTCAGATTCTTGATTAACAGTGTGTTGAGTCACATTGTGACCTTGGTGTTACCCAGGAAACACTGTGAACATCCTCTGAAACAAGGTCCTATCACATCTGAAGACTGTTTTGGCTTGTCATAAATGTAGCTGTCACTGACTTCTCAGCCCATCGTTAAGGGCCTCTACCAAGGCCTGGGATCAGCAGTATCCTCTGCTCTCATACATTGATTTGGTTAAACAAAGTGACTATACAACCTGTATACATATGCCCTAGATTTTCCAGAACAgttccagttttaaaatatttcaattcaaCAGATCTTTATATGTTAGGCGCAgcatacaaagatgaataagagaaAAAGACCCAGCTCTGCAGTCAGACAGTTCACAATCTTGTTAAAAGCACAGCAGTGAATCTACACACACTGTTCCCTGTAGTGAGGGTGATGAGAGAGCGTgagcaggagcagagagggcacagagggaagaggTGCTCACACTGAGCTTTGTGGTTGGGAGTCTGTCAGATGGACACGGGGACGGTAAAGGCTGCCCAGGCAGAGGGACACTGACAAAAGACGAAGTTAGGAAATTGCACAGAAACTCCAGTGATTCTTCTCCTTGTTCTCAGGGAGACACACTGCCCTCTCTTGATCTTATTGCATGAAGTATTGCCGCTGTAACGATAGGGCTCTCAGCACCATTGTGTGTGAAGCCGCCTTCTTTTATAATGTCCTTTATCGTATGACAAGTTGAACATCTTTATCTGTTGAGATATCCAAAATACGTTATCATCATGTCCTGGTGCCATGCAGTCTCCCCAATGGCTGCACATTTTCTGAGCTAATCTGTTGtgttacttttgttgttgttgtgtattttgtttgttgttgtatattttatatcTGGTACCTTGGgaaaatcttattttcatttgagTTCTCTACCCTCTTACAGGAAAACTTTAGACTAAACCCAGCCTACTTGCCAGAAAGAATAGTGTGGTTAGATCAGTTGAAAGttctttatcttaaaataatataaaataaaaataactttaatattaaagtttatttttgtaaatagcaTGGATTCCGAAACACTAGAAATGATCATTTTAGCTATGACATATACCAGTAAGAAGATAgaagttaaatttattttcttgaatttgaCAATAGCTATAACCTCCCCATAGTTGCAGATCAACTTATTGCCTAAGATAACTTGTGGTTATCCTGTCAGGTAGTAATAGAATGACGATTGTGGGCTTTATAAACTCTAATCCCTCACTCCTCTTTGCTCTCTCTGGTTTCTAGGGTGTGTTATGAACGAGCCTCCTTGAGTCCAACTAtccagacatttattctctctgcCATTTGGCATGGGGTGTACCCAGGATATTACCTGACATTCCTAACAGGAGTGTTGATGACATTAGCAGCGAGAGCTGTAAGTATCAAGAATTTCGTTTTATACTTCGTTGGTAGTCCACTTGAACTGGTAGAAAAGGGTGAGGAACCCTTTTATGAGGCAGACCTTATTTCCTTGGCCCTGGTCAGCCCTCCACTCTGGCTGGAAGTGAGGTGTGTGCCTGGCATGTTTGTTGAGTGCTCCTAATGGCTCCACACTTGGTTCATCTGAGGAGAagacctggcacacaggaggcaccCACAAAGTGTTCATTGTCTTTACAGAATTTTCTGAAAGAGAGCTAAAAACTGAGTTAAATAAAGATGATCAGACAGGTAggtttattttagaaatgttgcCTGAAGGCTATAGCCGTTGAGTCCTCTTTTAGATGAAGAGTGGACTATGGATAGGCCTAGATAAAGGGGATACTCTGTAGAGTGTCTGCTTGGTTGGGACCTGGAgtaatattttgggaaacaattgAGAAAGTAAGTTGGTGACATGAGTGGTCAAAGAAGGAGGACAATTTAGCGTTAAGTTCTCAAAAGTCAATCAGAGGAAAGTGACCTGACAAAAATGGTGTTTGAGCAAGCTTATTATGACACTGACAGGTGAGATGGCTTCATTTAACAAACtagcaaatatttactatattcaaTTTTAAGATACCTTGGGGATGTATGAGGCAAATACCAAGAAGTATTAACTAAGGGCTATCCCTTCTGGTAGCTTGTAGTCTAATTAGGGGCATAAGGTGTATGGATATGTGTCCATGTGGGTGTATACATACACCACAAGGCATATATGATACGTTCCACGGATTTTATGGATGGTAAGTAGCATAGATGTTGAGAGGTGAAAGAAATCCCTTTTGGTTGAGTTGACTAGAGGTGGCCTCATTAGGAAACTGTGGTTGGATTTGGGCTTTGAAAGATGAAAGTTGTAATAATGAGTAAAGTGTAATGGGGGGAGAAAACTATGTTCTAGGCATGGAAATGACATTCGCAAAACCAGGTTTGAAAGTGCATGGCGTATTTAGGAATGACAAGTAAATCTAGTTGAAGCAGAGGCTTCGTGTGTGCGTAAATAGTGACGAATTCTGGAAAGGCGGGGGGTGGGCTGGAGGGAAGTAGGGCAGTGATAGAAGAACTTGACCGCGCTGGGAAAGAGCCTAATCCTTACTCTTCTGCGTGTCAGGCCGACAGGTCAGACTTGTAAGCATGCTTATGGAATGCTGAACACCGTGCCTCAGGGAAATTGATTCGCCATTGGTGGACAGAATGGAAGGGAGAGTGGGGAGCTGCTGCGGTGAGCTAGGCAAGAAGCGGTAGGAGCCAGGTTTCGGTTCTGGTCACTAAGAGTGATGGGCTCTGTATGGAAGAGCCATTAACCGTACACCAGATCACCTCTGAAAAATTCATGTGGCATCCTCATGGCAGGGCCATGTTTCACCTATAAACATACTAGACAGAAAGAGCGGGAAacacagtagaaaaaataaaataatgtttggttaagtttgcacatttcaaAACTGAAATGTTTTGACTTTCTTAGAagctaaaaaaatattaaaatagtggTTATTAGAAGACATCTTTTGAGAAGCTCTTCCCAGCTTCCATTAAAGAATGAGTAATATGTACAGTTGCCGTTTATTTAATAAGTGCCATTTGACCTAGCTCGGTGTATAACATGTATTTGTCTTTCATAAATCACAAGTTAAAGAAGAAGGATGTCTCATTTCGTAGTAgtagaaaaatttcaaagtagaTTGAGCTTCATTTGTATACTATAGTTTACCAATTATGATTTAGGGAGCTCTAGGCAgtgttatttttaacttttgggggaaacttttaattttaataaaacttcaaatctacggaaaagttgaaaagaactccTGTATGCCCTTGACCCAGATCTACACACTTTGCCGTGTGCTTCATCACACTCCTTCCATGTTTCTTATACATACGCGTGAGTTCTTTTGAACTAGCTTTCCCCACAGTGGCAGACTCCCACCAGCAGCTTATGGAAGTTGCAGTTATGCCACATCCTTGAAACAGGTAATGTAGTCGGTGTAATTTTTAAGCAATaataaagataaagcaaatatttttgtttctttgtttcagatGAGAAGTAACTTCAGACATTATTTCGTTGAACCTCCCCAAGTTAAATTATTGTATGATGTCGTAACATGGATAGTAACTCAAATAGCAATAAGTTACACAGTTGTGCCCTTTGTACTTCTTTCTATAAAACCATCATTCATGTTTTACAGGTAAGTGTTACCCTTAAAAATGTGCCAGTGGGAATAACTGTATTTTTAAGAGAAAGCTCCTTGCTACTGGgcagaatagaaaaatagtaCCATAGCCTTATTTCTTGCAGTTAAAtgcattttcacttattttttaatcttaaaccAAGCAGTCTCAAGTTTTTTTATGGAATGATTCACACCGCTCAGCCCTCAGAAGAGAGTGTGGTTTAGAGAAATATCAGCTGCGTAACCACTGCCTCAAATCTCTCAAAGATTTAGCTAGAAAGTGTCTCTGTTCTTTCTACActtggatgttaactagacttttatcatggtgatcatttcacagtgtatacatatcCCAAATCATTGTGTTGCaaacctgaaactaatgtaatgttatatgtcaattacatcttaattgaaaaagagaaacatcAGGTTACATGGGGCCTGCGGGCTGTAGTTTGCTCACTGCTGCTCTAGAGTCAAGGTGTAGGAGGTTAGGTTTAAGAGGAGATATTTTGGGAGCAGAAGTAAAAGATACCTTCTGATAAT belongs to Equus asinus isolate D_3611 breed Donkey chromosome 6, EquAss-T2T_v2, whole genome shotgun sequence and includes:
- the MBOAT2 gene encoding lysophospholipid acyltransferase 2 isoform X3; protein product: MIIIGVENMHTYCFLFALGYLTVCQITRVYIFDYGQYSADFSGPMMIITQKITSLAYEIHDGMFRKDEELTPSQRGLAVRRMPSLLEYLSYNCNFMGILAGPLCSYKDYITFIEGRSYHMAQSGENGREEIQYGRTEPSPNIAVIQKLLVCGLSLLFHLTISKTLPVEYNIDEHFQATASWPTKVVYLYVSLLAARPKYYFAWTLADAINNAAGFGFRGYDENGAARWDLISNLRIQQIEMSTSFKMFLDNWNIQTALWLKRVCYERASLSPTIQTFILSAIWHGVYPGYYLTFLTGVLMTLAARAMRSNFRHYFVEPPQVKLLYDVVTWIVTQIAISYTVVPFVLLSIKPSFMFYSSWYYCLHIVGILVLLLLPSKKTQRGKNRHEDVQLSRSKKFDEGENSLGQNSFYTTNNVCNQNQEMASRHSS